Genomic segment of Panicum virgatum strain AP13 chromosome 9N, P.virgatum_v5, whole genome shotgun sequence:
GCCGCAGCTGCCGGAGTGCGCGGTGCGCGTGTGGCGGTCGCCCAAGggagctgcggcggtggaggaggggaaGAAGGACATGGTGGCCGTGCTCAAGACGCTGGAGGCGGAGCTGGGCGCCAAGCCCTACTTCGCCGGGGACGCGCTCGGGTACGTGGACGTGGCGTTGGTGCCGTTCGCGCCGTGGTTCCTGACCTACGAGAGGCTCGGCGGgttcaccatcgccgccgagtgcCCGGCGCTCGCGGCTTGGGCGGAGCGCTGCGTCCGGGAGAACGAGTGCGTGGCCGAGTCGCTGCCGGAGCCCGAGGACGTGTTCGAGTTCGTGTGCGGCATGAGGAAGATGCTCGGCCTCGACtgaggcgcgcgcgcggcgcggcgcgggtgctcgccgcccctcgcgggcggcgccggcaagATATATAAGCTTGGCTGCAATAAGGAGGGAATGGATCATCGGGTCGGTGCCTGTGTTTTGGTTTGCTTTGCACGCACGGCCCGCGCGGTGCGCGACTGTGCACCGTTGGATGCATAACCTCGTCACAAACTTGTCGATGCTTGGCTATTGTGACGCATGTCGTTTTGTGCTCTTGTGTTTTTCAAATCTTGCTGATTTTTTTCGCGACGTTTTGACATTtgtggttgtaatttctttttttttctcttcaggACTTGTTTGGCAGTGGTTGATTTTGAATTGATAAATGATTTTCACGCCATCCGCTTGG
This window contains:
- the LOC120691736 gene encoding probable glutathione S-transferase parA, which translates into the protein MEGDKASGCGGLVLLNCFVSPYGNRVRIALKRKGLAYEEKPENLAAKSALLLSSNPVHAKVPVLLVGGKPVCESLVILQFIDEAFAGAGEPLLPAAPCARAHARFWASYVDTKLPECAVRVWRSPKGAAAVEEGKKDMVAVLKTLEAELGAKPYFAGDALGYVDVALVPFAPWFLTYERLGGFTIAAECPALAAWAERCVRENECVAESLPEPEDVFEFVCGMRKMLGLD